In the genome of Streptomyces violaceoruber, the window GGCCCGGTCAGCGCCTGCCAGCCGGCCAGGGGCCGCTCCCCCTTGTTCATGTAGCGGCTGGAACGCATGTGCCACTCGTGGCCGCCGGACTGCCAGTCCTGGAGGCCCTTCGTGTACGCGCCGACGGCGGCGACCTCCGGCGGGGTCAGGCCGTTCTCCAGGGCGACGGCGGGCACCTCGGTGAACGCGGTGTGCTCGAACTGGTGCAGCCGCGAGGTGAGGACGTCGTTGACCAGTTCGGCGGCCTCCTGGGTGGTGCAGCCGAAGAAGGTCTCCAGCACCAGCACCCCGTTGCTCAACTCGCCCTCGTCCTCGACCTCGCGCTGGTAGGAGAAGAGGTCGTTGCGCAGGTGCACGGCGTCGGAGAACGTCTCCATCAGCACCCTGAGCGGCCTGGTCCCGGCGACGGCGGCGGGCACCTCGGCGGTCGCGTACTCCACGAGCCCGGCCGACCACGGGGCGCCGCCGACCTTGCGGCGCATCTCGATGTACTCGACCGGGTTGGCGACCCGCCCCTCGTTGATGTTGGACAGCTCCCACATGGACTCGTTGAGGAGGTGCTCGGTGGCGACGGCGAAGCGGCGGCGCCAGTCCGCCGACATCGCGGGCACCGTGCGGGTCCACAGGTCGGCGAGTCCGGCCTCCACCGGATTCCGCGGCTCGGGCATCCCGGCGGCGTCGTCGAGCGGCATGAACAGCGGGAGCCGGTCCAGGTGGGCCTTGCCGGCGAGGCGGTCCTGGCTGCGTTTGTACTTCTCCAGGAAGTGGTCGTCGAAGAAGAAGACCCACACGTACCAGTCGGTGATGAGGGAGAGCGCCGGCCCGTCGCAGTCGGGGTGGGTGTAGGCGCAGAGCAGGCCGTAGTCGTGGGCTTCGAGGTCGGACTGCTCCCAGACCCCGGAGCCCTCCAGCATGCCCATCTCGCGCGCCCACGTCGTCGAGTGGGCGCGGGCCTCGTCGAGATGCGGGTTGAGCCGTGCGGGGTGCGGCAGGTAGAAGTGCGGGAGTTGGAAGGGCTGTTGCGTCATGGCCCGGCCCTACCCAGGGCCCTTCGACCGCATCCGCCGGGCCGCACATGATCACACCATCGCGTGAATCAGCCCGGAATGCGGGAACTTCTCCCGCCGTTCTCCCTCGGCTGCCCGCCGCTCCTTCTCGGCTCCTTCTCAGCTCCTGACCTGGATCAGGGCGTGCGTGCCGCTCGTCCGCCAGCGCCGCTCGCCGCTCGCGTCCAACGCGGCCTCGGTCTTCGCGTCGAGCCCGGTGACCACGTCGGACTTCAGGGTGCGCAGCGCCGCGACCGGGCCGGGGAAGTACGCGGTGACCCGCGCGAAGGAGGTGGTCGGCGGCCACCACCGGTCGCCCACCAGGCGCCGGTAGTTCAGGTCGCCCTTGAGGACGGTGACGGTGGCCGCGGCGAAGTCCTCGCGCAGGTCGTCGGGCATGTCCGCGTAGGGCAGCGGGGCGCAGGAGAAGGGGTGGGCGCGGACGGTGACGCGGCCGTCGGTCAGCGCGGTCCAGAGCCGCTCGCCGTGGGCCGCGGCCGCGCCGCCCGCCGCGACCAGCCGCCGCAGGGCGTCGAGCACGTCGGTGGGCGTGGCGTCGGAGACGTAGTACGGGTACGGCTTGACGTGCAGGACGGCCCGGTCGACGCGGCCCTCGGCGAGGAGGTGCGAGACGAGGAGCAGGTCGGGGACGAGTTCGCGGCCCGCGTTGTCGGCGACGAGGCACAGCGTGGCCGGACCCCGCTCCGCGGGGCCCGTGCCGGGGGCCGGGAACAGGGACCAGAGGGCGTCGCTGTCGTCGGCGACGAGTGCCTCCACCGCGCCCTCGGTGCCGGCGCCCCGGTCGGAGAGGCGGAAGCCCAGGTCGGCGCGGTTGCCCCACAGCGAGCCGTGCAGCAGCGCCCGGGTCCGCTCCTCGGTGGGCAACTCGTCGAGACCGTCGAGCGCGGCGAGCTCCGCGTCCGTCTCCGGCGCGTCGAGTTCGGCCAGTTTGGCGGGCCGGAAGGGGTCGACGCCCTGCCAGGCGCCGGGACCGAAGTAGCCGACGGCGTCGAGGAGCCGGCGGTAGAAGTGGCTCTCGGCCCACAGCCAGGGCACGTCGTACCAGGAGCGTCCCGCGTACGCGTCCATGCCCCACCGCGCCCAGCGGTCCCGGTCGCGGCCGGTGGGGTCGGCGTCGGCGGGCAGCGGCTCGACCACGCCGTCGGCGCAGCTCGCGAGCAACGCGTCGAGCGCGCGCAGCCGTTCGGGGCCGAAGGGGAAGGCGTCCCGCACCTGCCGCACGATGGCGGGGTGCCGCTCGGCGAGCACGCCGTGCGGGAAGGAGCCGGGCTCGTCGCCGAGGATGACGGGGGCGGTCACGGACGGGGTGTCGGCCATGCGCGTCACCGTACCGGTCGGACCGCACGCGTCCCCGGTTCCGGGCGGTGGGGCCGAGCGCGTCCCCGGTTCCGGGCGATCGGGCCGAGCACACGCCCGGCACCGGGCAATCGGGCCGAGCACGACCCCGCGCCGGGCAATCGGGCGGGACGCGACCCCCGCGCCGGACGGTCAGCCCAAGCGCGACCCGCGCCGGACGATCAGCCCGGGCACGACCCCGCGCCAGGTGATCGGGCCGAGCGCGACCCCATTCCGGGCGGTCGGCCCGGGCGCGACCCCGCGCCGGACGGTCAGGCCGTGCCCGTCTCCTGTTCCAGGCGGGCCGCGAGGGTGACGTAGCGGGCGCGCCGGGTCACCGGGACCATGCCCCGGATCAGGATGTACCACATCTCCGCGAGGCGGCGGGGCTCGCGCCCGGCCGGTTCGAGGGTGCCGCCCACGACGCGGGTGCCGACGACGGAGCAGACGAGGGTGTGGGCGACGGAGTCGACGTCGATGTCCTGGTGCACGTCGGACTGCCGCACCGCGTCCAGCAGCCGGGACGTGGCGATCTCCCGCCACTCGGTGAAGGGGTGCGGCAGGGGCGGCCGTACCGGTACGCCCGCGGTGGCGAGCCGCAGCCCGGCCCGCAGCACCGGTCCCTGTACGCAGAGCCGGGCCATGCCGAAGGTGAGGCGCATCAGCGCCTCCAGCGAGGAGTAGCCGCGCCCGTCCAGGTCCTTCGCCAGCCGGCGGGAGGTGCGGGACTGTATCTCCAGGATGGCGTGCGCGAGGTCTTCCTTCGCCGCGAAGTGGAAGTACAGGGCGCCCTTGGTGACCCCGGCGTGGGCGACTATCTCGCTCAGGGTCGTCGACTCGTAGCCGCGGCGGTCGAACAGGTCGGCCGCCGCACCGATGATCGTCGCGCGGGTCTGCTCGGCGCGTAGCTGCCTCGCCATCGGCTGGATTCTCCCGGGCTGGAACTCAACAGACCGTGCCGCCTGCCTTTACCCCCGGCACACGATAACCCACCGGCTAACTGTCCGTCAGATCAGCTTCCCGGCGCCCCGGGCGCCCACGGACGCCGCCGGGCATACCGCCCGGCATTCCGCTTCGGCCCGCTTTCGCCACCCCCGTTCATCACGATGCGGCACCGACAACTCAGAGCAGTTCGCTGGTCACTTGACTACCAGCGGTCACACACGGTTTGCTCCGGCCAGGCGAGTTTCACCCGGTTGGCGCACTGACCCGCGGCTCCGGGCCGGCCCGTCCCGTTCCTCCTGCTCGGCCGCACAGCGAGGTGCCCCCGCCCCCATGAGTACAGCTCCCCCGCCCACCCACTCCCCCGGACCCGCGCGCGCCGCGGCCCTCACCGCGGCCGTCTGCCTGCTGGTGGCCGGCTGCTCCGCCCTCGGCGGGGACGAGGACGGCTCGGCGGCGGACGCCGCGGGCGGGTCCGGCGGCGACCGGATGAAGATCGTCATGGTCACCCACGGCGGTGAGGGCGACGCCTTCTGGGACCGGGTGCGCAAGGGCGCGGAGGCGGCGGCCGCCAAGGACGGCGTCGACCTGACCTACGCCGGGGACGCCGACACCGCCGACCAGGCCGACCTCGTGCGGGACGCCATCCGTGACAAGGCCGACGGCATCGCCGTGACCCTGGCCAAACCGCAGGCGATGAAGGCACCGGTCGCCGAGGCGAAGGCGGCCGGGATCCCGGTGGTCGGCCTCAACTCCGGCATCGACGCCTGGCGGTCCACCGGGCTCCTGGAGTACTTCGGGCAGGACGAGAGCGTCGCGGGCCGCGCCGTCGGCGACAAGCTGGACGACCTCCGGGCGAAGCACGCCCTGTGCGTCATCCACGAGCGCGGCAACGTCGCCCTGGAGGCGCGCTGCGCCGGTGTGAAGAAGACCTTCGGCGGCGAGACCGAGATGCTCTACGTCGAGGGCACCGACATGAAGGCGGTCGGCGCGGCCGTCACGGCCCGGCTGCGGCAGGACCCCAGCATCGACGAAGTCGTCATGAACGGCGCGGCGTTCGCCCTCACCGCGGTCGAGGCGGTCGACGAGGCGGGCAGCGACGCCCACGTCGCCACCTTCGACCTCGACAACGACCTGGTGGCCGCCGTCAAACGCGGGGACGTCCAGTTCGCCGTGGACCAGCAGCCGTATCTGCAGGGCTATCTCGCGGTGGACGCGCTCTGGCTCTACCGCACCAACGGCAACGTCAGCGGCGGCGGCGTGGCCCCCGTGCTGACCGGCCCCGCGTTCGTGACCCGGACCAACGCCGACTCGGTCGCCGAGTTCGCCGCGGGCGGCACCCGGTGACCGGGCCCCGCGGCCGCCGACACCTCCGCACCCCCGCCACCCCGCCCCACTGATCGCCTAGGACGACGATGCCTGCACGGAAGTCACGGAAGAAGGGTGCCCGGCGCCGCCTCGGCTCCATACGTCTCTCCCTGATCCTCCTGGCCCTGGTCCCCGGCGTCACCCTCGCGGCCGTGTGGGGCGTCACGACGATCCAGATGTTCTCGGAGGGCCTGCGGCTGCGCGCGCAGACGCAGCTGAGCCGCGACACCGGCGCCATGGGCACCGAGGCCACCCTGGCCCTGCAGAAGGAGCGCAGCCTGTCGGCCGCCTGGCTGGCCGCACCGGACGGCGACCGGAGCGAACTGGACGCGCAGCGGAAGAAGACGGACGCGGCGGTCGCGCAGTTGGTCGGCCAGTCCGACGCGATCGAGAGCGCGCCCACCCGGGTCTCGGACCGGCTGTACTCGGTGCTCGGCTCGGTGGGCAGCCTGGAGTACTACCGCAACCAGGTCGACGACCCCAGCGACATCACCGCCGAGCAGGCGCTCGACCAGTACACCTCGATCGTCGACGAGCAGATCCACGCCTTCCAGGAGCTCTCCCAGGTCGACGACGGCGACCTCACCTCCCAGGCGGGCCCGCTGGTCGCCCTGGAGCACGCCGCCGAGCTGGTCTCCCAGGAGGACGCCCGGCTCACCCTGGCCTGGCCGTCCGGCCGGATGGACGAGGAGCAGTGGTCCCGGTTCGCCCAGCTGGTGCACACCCGCCGCTGGCTGGTGCAGGACCAGATCGTCCCCTCTCTGACCGGCAGTGCGAAGACCCAGACCGAGCGGATCCTCGCCAGCTCCGAGTGGAAGTCCCTGCAGGACGTCGAGGACCAGGTGCTCGAGGCCCGTTCGGCGGGCCGGGGCGACCGGATCGACCTGCCGGACGCACGGCAGCGCTGGATCACCGCCTTCGAGAAGATCTCCACCCAGTACGGGCAGCTCATCCGGCAGCAGACGGACGGGCTCCTCGACCGCAGCGCCGAGGAGGCCCGGGGCCTGCTGATCAAGGCCGGTGTCCTCAGCGCGGGCGGCCTGATCGCCCTGCTGCTCTGCATCGTGATGTCCTGGCGCATCACCCGCTCGCTGTCCCGGCGGCTGCGCGGGCTGCGGCTGGCCACCCTGAGCCTGGCCGAGGAGCGGCTGCCCGACGTGGTGGCCCGCCTCGAACGGGGCGAGACGGTCGACGTGGAGTCGGCGACCCCGCCGCTGGACTACGGGCGCGACGAACTCGGCCAGGTCGCGCAGGCGTTCAACACGGCGCAGCGCACCGCCGTGCACACCGCCGTCGAACTCGCCGACACCCGGCGCGGCTTCCAGAAGGTCATCCTGGGCATCGCGCGGCAGAGCCAGAACCTCGTCAACATGCAGCTCGGCAAACTGGACGCCCTGGAGCGGGAGCACACGGACCCCGAGATCCTCAAGGGCCTGTACGAGCTGGACTCCACGGCCAGTCAGCTGCGGCGCTACGAGGAGAACCTCGTCATCATCAGCGGCGAGCAGCCCCGGCGCACCTGGCGCGAGCCCGTGTCGCTGGTCGACATCCTGCGCAGTGCCGTCGGCGAGGTCGCCGAGTACCAGCGGGTGGAGCTGCACGCCGACGAGGAGGTGGCCCTCGCCCCGCCCGCGGTGGCCGACGTGATCCACCTCCTGGCCGAGCTGATCGACAACGCGACCGCGTACTCCCCCGCGCCCAACCCGGTCGGCGTGCGGGCGGCGCTGGTGGCCAAGGGCCTGGCCGTGGAGATCGAGGACCGCGGGCTCGGCCTGTCGGAGGAGGACTACGCGTCGTTCAACGCCCAGCTGGCGGTGGCCCCGCAGTTCGACGTGGTGGCGCTCGCCGACGACCTGCGGCTCGGCATGTTCGTCGTGGCCCGCCTCGCGCACCGGCACGGCATCACCGTCACGCTGCGGCCCTCGCCGTACGGCGGGACCACGGCGATCGTGCTGATCCCGCACGACATCGTGGTGCGGGAGCCGGCCGGTGGGGCGGACGGCACGGGTGCCGCGGCGAACGGCGCGCGGGCCCCCTGGGTCGCCGCGCCCACCGCGCGCGACTCGGCCGACCCGGCGGGCCCGGCCATCGGCACCGGCAGCGTCACCGGCACCGAGACCGGCCAGGCAGCCCCGGGCGCCGCGGCCGGGCGGTCCGCCACGGCCTCGGTGGCGGGGGACCCGTCCGGCGACCCCCGGCCGGTGCGCCCCGTACGGTCGTCCCGGCCGGCGCCCGCGGGCCCGGCCGCAGCCGGGGCGGGTTCCCCCCGCGGCCACTCCGGCGCCTCCGCGCACGACGCCTCCGACGGGCGCGGCGGACTGGCGCCGCTGCCCCGCCGGGTACCGCAGACCAGCCTCGCCGCCGAACTGCGCGACGAGGATCCGGGCGGCCGCCGGGACGGCTCGGACCACGCGGCCGCCGACGCCTACGCCGACTTCACGGCCGAGCGCGCCGCGTCGTCCCTCGCCGGTTTCCAGCGCGGCACGCTGCGGGCCCACACCGATGACGACGCGGACGAAGCAGCCGACCCGCGCGCAGCACACGAAGCAGACGAGGCGGCCGAAGGCGTCGGTGGCGCGGACGACCGCGCCACCGACGGGCACGCGCTCTCCTCCGCCGCCCACTCGACCCCGACCGCCGACCGCCGACCGCCCACGAAGGACACGCGATGACCCGACCCTCCCCCGCCACGCACACCGAGCTGGACCAGTTGCTCACCGGACTCGTGGAGCGGGTCGCCGACGTGAACCAGGCCGTGGTGCTCTCCGAGGACGGCCTGGTCGTCAGCAAGTCCACCGGGTTCCTGCGGGACGACGCCGAGCGGCTGGCGGCTACCGCGTCGGGTCTGATGAGCCTCAGCAAGGGCGTCAGCATGGACTTCCGGGGCGGCCCGGTGCGCCAGGCGCTCATCGAGATGGCCAACAGCTACCTGATACTCACCTCCGCGGGCCCCGGCGCGCACCTGGTCGTGCTCACCGGGCCGAACGCCGACGTCGGCGTGGTGGCGTACCAGATGAACATGCTGGTGAAGAAGATCGGCGAGCACCTGAGCGCGGCACCGCGGGCCACCGCCGGCCCCGGCGAGTGACGTGACCGGAGGCGACGCTGCGGGCCGGCTCGTGCGGCCGTTCACCCTGACCGGCGGCCGGACCAGGCCCAGCCGCGCCGACTTCACCCTCATCACGACGGTGACCGCGATCGACCCGCAGCCCTCCCGGGCGGCGCGGCCGCAGCCCGAGCACCTGCGGATCCTGCGGCTGTGCGCCGAGCCGATGGCCGTGGCGGAGCTGGCGGCCCGTCTCGACCTGCCGGTGAGCGTGGTCGTCATCCTGCTCTCGGACCTGCTGGAAGCCGGCCGCATCACCGCCCGGCCGCCGCACCCGGTCTCCCGCGCCACCGACGACCTGGACCTGCTGCAGAAAGTGAGGGACGGCCTTGGCCGGCTCTGAGCGCGTCGCCGAGACGCCCACGGCATCCGCACGCTCCACCGCGCCCGAGGCGGTGAAGATCCTGATCGCGGGCGGTTTCGGCGTCGGCAAGACCACCATGGTGGGGTCGGTCAGCGAGATCGCCCCGCTGCGCACCGAGGAACCGCTGACCGCGGCGGGCCTGGACGTCGACGACCTCGCCGGCATCGAGGAGAAGCGGGCCACGACGGTGGCGCTGGACTTCGGCCGGATCACCATCGGCCGGGACGTGGTGCTGTACCTCTTCGGTACGCCCGGCCAGCAGCGGTTCTGGTTCATGTGGAACGACCTGGCGATCGGGGCGCTCGGCGCGGTGGTCCTGGTCGACGTCCGCAGGCCCGAGTCGAGCTTCGCCGCGATCGACTTCTTCGAGCGGCGGGGCATTCCGTTCGTCGTCGCCGTGAACGGCTTCCACGGCCGGCACCCGTACCCGGCGGCGGAGATCCGCGAGGCCCTCGCGCTGCCGGAGCACGTGCAGGTGCTGCTGTGCGACGCGCGGGAGCGGACCTCCAGCCGGGACGTCCTCATCGCCCTGATCGACCAGCTGATCGACGCCGCGGCCGGGGCCGCGGCGTCCTAGCGGGTCGTGGCGAGGCGTCTCAGGGCTTCCGTCAGACGAGACCCGCGGACTTCAGCCACTCCTTGGCCACGTCCAGCGGGTCCTTCTTGTCCAGCTGGACCTGGGCGTCCAGGTCCAGGAGCGTCTCGGTGTCGAGCTTGGCGGAGACCGCGTTGAGCGTGGCCACGCCCTCCTCGTTCAGCCCGTCCTTGGTGACCAGCGGGGTCACGTTCGCGTGGCCGAAGAGGTTCTCCGGGTCCTTCAGGACGACGAACTTCTCCTTGATGATGGTCGGGTCGGTGGTGAAGACGTCCGCCGCCTGCACGTCGTTCTTGGTCAGCGCCGACTGGGTCAGCGGGCCGCCCGCGTCGAGCGCCTTGAAGGACTTGAACTTCAGTCCGTACACCGACTCCAGGCCCTTGAGCCCCTGCTGCCGCGTCTGGAACTCGGGCGAGCCGCCGATCACCAGGTCCGGTGCGACGTCCTTGAGGTCGGCGAGGGTCGATTCGGCGGTGAGGCCGTGCTTCTTCGCGGTCTCGGCGTTGACGCTCACCGAGTCCTTGTTCTCGGCCGGTGACGACTCCAGCAGCGTCAGCTTCTTGTCGAGCTTGGCCTTCGCCGCCTCGTTCACCGCCTCCACGGACTTCTGCCGGGCCTTCGGGTCGAGGTAGGCGAGCAGCGAGCCGTTGTACTCCGGCAGCACCGTGACGGAGCCGTTCTTCATCATGCCGTAGGTCGTCTCCCGGCTGCCTATGTTGTGCTTGTAGGTGACCTTGAGGCCCTTGGCCTTGAGCGCCTCCCCGTAGATGTCGGCGAGCAGGGTGCTCTCGGCGAAGTTGTTCGAGCCGACGACGACGGTGCCGGCCTCCGCCTTGTCACCCGCGAGCGGGTTGTCGGAGGTGCCGTCGGAGTCGGAGGAACAGCCCGCGAGCAGCGCCGCCGCGGCGGTGAGCGCGACGGCCGCCGCGCCGGTGTGCCTGGTCCTGGACCTGCTGCTCTTCGCGGTGAAATTCATCCGTCGATCCAAACGATCCGCTTGCCGGTGAGTCAAGTACGGCCTGGTTACGGTTTCTCCGCGGCCCGGGCGCTCAGCGCCTGCGCACCCCCGGCGAGACCGCGAACCGTCCCGCCGCCCAGAAGAGCGCGAGGGTGACCAGGGCCAGGACGGCCACCAGCGTGGCGCCGCCGACGACCTTCTCGTAGTCGCGCTGGTAGAGCCCGTCGATGATGTAGCGGCCGATGCCGCCGAGGCTGACGTAGGCGGCGATGGTCGCCGTCGACACGACCTGGATGGCGGCCGAGCGCAGCCCGCTGAGGACCAGCGGGAGGGCGACCGGGAGTTCGACCCGGAAGAGGATGCCCGACTCGTGCATGCCCATGCCCCGGGCGGCGTCCACCGGCGAGGGGTCGACGGAGCGGACCGCCTCGTAGGTGGTCACGAGGATGGGCGGGACCGCGAGCACGACGAGCGGGACCATCACGGGCAGCAGGCCGATGCCGACGACGACGGCGATCAGCACCAGCAGACCGAAGCTGGGCAGGGCGCGGGCGGCGGTGGCGACGAAGGCGACGGCGTTGCCGCCGCGTCCGGTGTGCCCGGTCAGCAGCCCGACGGGCAGCCCGATGGCGGCGGCGAGTCCGAGGGCCATCAGGGTGTACTGGACGTGTTCCAGCAGGCGCGTGGGGATGCCGTCGTAGCCGTGCCAGTGGGCGCTGTCGCTGAAGAAGGCGTTGACGAAGTCGAGGACGTTCACCGGGTCGCCGCCTCCTGCGGTTCGGGCCGCTCCTGCCGCACGGCGGCGTGGGCCCTGGCGCGCCGCCCCTTGCCGCGCGGCATCCACGGGGTCAGCAGGTTGCGGGCCAGGACGAGCAGCGCGTCGCACAGGACGGCCAGTACGGCGGTGGTCAGGACCGAGTTGACCGCCAGTTCGGGCCGGCCGTACTTCTGGGCGTCCGCGAGCAGGTTGCCGAGCGCGCCCTGGTTGCCGATCAGGGCGCCGACGCTGACCAGGGAGATGCTCGCCGACACGGCGACCCGCAGCCCGGCGAGGATCGCGGGCACGGCGATCGGCAACTGCACCTGGAGGTAGCGCCGTACGGGCCCGAAGCCCATGGCGGTGGACGCGGCCAGCGTCTCCTCGGGCACCGACCGCACGCCGTCGACGATCGCCGGGACGAGCACCACGAGGCTGTACACGGCCAGCGGGATCATCACGGTCAGTTCGGTCTGCCCGGTGTAGTCGATGAGGACCACGAAGACGGCCAGCGACGGGATGGCGTAGAAGACGGTGGTCACGCCGAGCACCGGCGGGTACAGCCAGCGGAAGCGCACACAGAGCTGGGCGAGGGGCAGCGCGGCGAGCAGTCCGGCCAGGACCGGCAGCAGCGCCTCGCGCAGATGCAGGCCGATCAGGCCGAAGTAGGTGTTGTCGAGGTCGCTCGGTATGTCGAAGAAGCCGTTCACGGGGCGACCTTCGTGACGTCGCCGGGCTCCTCGGCCCGCGCGTCGCCGGGGGTGACCGCGCCGGGGTCCCCCGCGCCGTGGGCGGAGCGGATCGCCGCGCCGACGGTCTGCTGGGAGACGACGCCGGTCACCCGTCCGTCGGCGTCCACGGCGACCGCCCAGCCGGTGGGCGAGAGCACGGCGCAGTCGAGGGCGGCCCGCAGCGAGTCGGTGCCGGGCACGAACGGCCGCCCGAAGGACAGCAGTCGCCCGGCCGCGAGGTCCCCGGCCGTCAGATCGCCCGGCTCGGCCCAGCCCAGCGGCCGGTCGTCCGCGTCGGTCACCAGCAGGTGGGGGGCGCCGCCGGCGGCGGCGAGCTGTTCGGCGGTGGCGTCGGCGCGCACGACCGGGCCGGTGGTCAGCTCCAGGCCGGCGGACGGGAAGAAGGAGAGCCGCCGGATGCCGCGGTCGGCGCCGAGGAAGTCCTCGACGAAGTCGTCCGCGGGGTCGGACAGCAGCTCGGCGGGCGGTGCGAACTGGGCGAGCCGGCCGCCGGTGCGCATCACCGCGACCATGGTGCCCAGTTTGATGGCCTCGTCGATGTCGTGGGTGACGAAGACGATGGTCTTGCCCAGTTCGTCCTGGATGCGCACGAGTTCGTCCTGCAATCCCTTGCGGACCACGGGGTCGACGGCCGAGAACGGCTCGTCCATGAGCAGCACGGGCGGATCGGCGGCGAGCGCCCGGGCCACGCCGACGCGCTGCTGCTGACCGCCGGAGAGCTGGTACGGGTACCGCTTGGCGAGGGAGGCGTCGAGCCCCACCCGTTCCATCAGCTCCGCGGCGCGCTCGCGGGACTTCTGCTTGCCCCAGCCGATCATGCGGGGCACGGTGGCGATGTTGTCGAGGATCGTGCGGTGCTGGAAGAGCCCGGCGTTCTGGATGACGTATCCCATGGACCGGCGCAGTGTGGTGACGGGCTGCTGCTGGAGGTCCTCGCCGTCGAGCAGGATCGTTCCCTCGGTGGGTTCGACCATTCTGTTGATCATCCGCAGGGTCGTCGTCTTGCCGCAGCCCGAGGGGCCGACGAGCACCGTGATCGCGCGGTCGGGTATCTCCAGCGACAGCCGGTCCACCGCCACGGTGCCGTCCGGGTACCGCTTGGTGACTGAGTCCATCCGTATCAAAACGCCGAATACCCTTCGGGTCTGGCAGAAGCTGCCCGCTCCGGCCGCGGTCGGTGGGGCCGTCGCCGGTCGAGTGTAGACGGCTGGTCCGCGGGGCCCCCGTTGCTCCGGGGCGACTCCTTCCCGCTGCTCGGGCGTTCACACTCGGGCGTTCACACCGGAAACCCGACCGACCGACCGAAGGCGGCCGGGAGCGAGCGACGGTGTCCACCGTGCCGCTCCCGGCCGCCGTTCACCGGCCGGTTCAGCCCGCCTTCGGCTCCAGCCGCAGCGAGATGCTGTTGATGCAGTACCGCTGGTCGGTCGGGGTCGGGTAGCCCTCGCCCTTGAAGACGTGACCGAGGTGGGAACCGCAGCGGGCGCAGCGCACCTCGGTGCGGACCATCCCGTGGGAGCGGTCCTCGATCAGCTCGACCGCGTCGGTGTCCCTCGGGTCGTAGAAGGACGGCCAGCCGCAGTGCGACTCGAACTTGGTCGTGGAGGTGAACAGCTCCGCACCGCAGGCGCGGCAGGAGTAGACGCCCTCGGTCTTGGTGTCGGTGTACTCACCGGTGAAGGCCGGCTCGGTGGCGGCCTCGCGCAGCACGGCGTACTCGGCCGGGGCCAGCTCGGCCCGCCACTGCTCGTCCGGCTTCTCGACGTCGTACGACATGAGTCTCAGCCCCTTACTTCGACAGCTCGTCCAGGATGCGCGGTCCGAGGTCGGTGACGTCGCCCGCGCCCATGGTGAGAACGAGATCACCGGCCTTCGCCATTCCCGCGACCAGCGCGGGCGAGGCGTCCTTGTCGTGGACCGGTGTGACGTCGGCGCCGGCGGCGCGGGCCGCCTCGACGATCAGCTCGCTGGTGACGCCCGGGATCGGGTCCTCGCGGGCCGGGTAGATGTCGAGGACGACCGAGGCGTCCGCGAGGGCCAGGGCCTGGCCCATCTCCTTGCCCAGCTCCTGGGTGCGGGAGAAGAGGTGCGGCTGGAAGAGGACCAGGATGCGGGCGTCGCCGACCGCGGCGCGCATGGCCTCCAGGTCGGCGGTCATCTCGGTGGGGTGGTGCGCGTAGGAGTCGACGACCTGGACGCCGGCCGCCTCGCCCTTGAGCTGGAGGCGCCGCTTGACGCCCGTGTAGGCGGCCAGCGCGGGGGCCAGCTCGGCGGCGGGGACGCCGAGGGCGGCGCCCGCGGCGAGGGCGGCGACGGCGTTGTGGGCGTAGTGGCGGCCGGGGACGGAGACGGCGAAGGTCAGCTCGGCGCCGTCCAGGACGACGGTGACCTCGCTCTTGAGGCCCTGCGGGACGACGGACAGGATGCGCACGTCGGCGTCCTCGGACTCTCCGTACGTCACCGTCCGCACCCGGCCTGCCAGCCGTCGGGTCAGCTCCCGGGCGCCCTCGTGGTCGGCCGCGATCACCAGGGTGCCGCCGGGGACGATCT includes:
- the cprB gene encoding transcriptional regulator CprB, with the protein product MARQLRAEQTRATIIGAAADLFDRRGYESTTLSEIVAHAGVTKGALYFHFAAKEDLAHAILEIQSRTSRRLAKDLDGRGYSSLEALMRLTFGMARLCVQGPVLRAGLRLATAGVPVRPPLPHPFTEWREIATSRLLDAVRQSDVHQDIDVDSVAHTLVCSVVGTRVVGGTLEPAGREPRRLAEMWYILIRGMVPVTRRARYVTLAARLEQETGTA
- a CDS encoding substrate-binding domain-containing protein → MSTAPPPTHSPGPARAAALTAAVCLLVAGCSALGGDEDGSAADAAGGSGGDRMKIVMVTHGGEGDAFWDRVRKGAEAAAAKDGVDLTYAGDADTADQADLVRDAIRDKADGIAVTLAKPQAMKAPVAEAKAAGIPVVGLNSGIDAWRSTGLLEYFGQDESVAGRAVGDKLDDLRAKHALCVIHERGNVALEARCAGVKKTFGGETEMLYVEGTDMKAVGAAVTARLRQDPSIDEVVMNGAAFALTAVEAVDEAGSDAHVATFDLDNDLVAAVKRGDVQFAVDQQPYLQGYLAVDALWLYRTNGNVSGGGVAPVLTGPAFVTRTNADSVAEFAAGGTR
- a CDS encoding damage-control phosphatase ARMT1 family protein; translated protein: MADTPSVTAPVILGDEPGSFPHGVLAERHPAIVRQVRDAFPFGPERLRALDALLASCADGVVEPLPADADPTGRDRDRWARWGMDAYAGRSWYDVPWLWAESHFYRRLLDAVGYFGPGAWQGVDPFRPAKLAELDAPETDAELAALDGLDELPTEERTRALLHGSLWGNRADLGFRLSDRGAGTEGAVEALVADDSDALWSLFPAPGTGPAERGPATLCLVADNAGRELVPDLLLVSHLLAEGRVDRAVLHVKPYPYYVSDATPTDVLDALRRLVAAGGAAAAHGERLWTALTDGRVTVRAHPFSCAPLPYADMPDDLREDFAAATVTVLKGDLNYRRLVGDRWWPPTTSFARVTAYFPGPVAALRTLKSDVVTGLDAKTEAALDASGERRWRTSGTHALIQVRS
- a CDS encoding roadblock/LC7 domain-containing protein, yielding MTRPSPATHTELDQLLTGLVERVADVNQAVVLSEDGLVVSKSTGFLRDDAERLAATASGLMSLSKGVSMDFRGGPVRQALIEMANSYLILTSAGPGAHLVVLTGPNADVGVVAYQMNMLVKKIGEHLSAAPRATAGPGE
- a CDS encoding sensor histidine kinase yields the protein MPARKSRKKGARRRLGSIRLSLILLALVPGVTLAAVWGVTTIQMFSEGLRLRAQTQLSRDTGAMGTEATLALQKERSLSAAWLAAPDGDRSELDAQRKKTDAAVAQLVGQSDAIESAPTRVSDRLYSVLGSVGSLEYYRNQVDDPSDITAEQALDQYTSIVDEQIHAFQELSQVDDGDLTSQAGPLVALEHAAELVSQEDARLTLAWPSGRMDEEQWSRFAQLVHTRRWLVQDQIVPSLTGSAKTQTERILASSEWKSLQDVEDQVLEARSAGRGDRIDLPDARQRWITAFEKISTQYGQLIRQQTDGLLDRSAEEARGLLIKAGVLSAGGLIALLLCIVMSWRITRSLSRRLRGLRLATLSLAEERLPDVVARLERGETVDVESATPPLDYGRDELGQVAQAFNTAQRTAVHTAVELADTRRGFQKVILGIARQSQNLVNMQLGKLDALEREHTDPEILKGLYELDSTASQLRRYEENLVIISGEQPRRTWREPVSLVDILRSAVGEVAEYQRVELHADEEVALAPPAVADVIHLLAELIDNATAYSPAPNPVGVRAALVAKGLAVEIEDRGLGLSEEDYASFNAQLAVAPQFDVVALADDLRLGMFVVARLAHRHGITVTLRPSPYGGTTAIVLIPHDIVVREPAGGADGTGAAANGARAPWVAAPTARDSADPAGPAIGTGSVTGTETGQAAPGAAAGRSATASVAGDPSGDPRPVRPVRSSRPAPAGPAAAGAGSPRGHSGASAHDASDGRGGLAPLPRRVPQTSLAAELRDEDPGGRRDGSDHAAADAYADFTAERAASSLAGFQRGTLRAHTDDDADEAADPRAAHEADEAAEGVGGADDRATDGHALSSAAHSTPTADRRPPTKDTR